The genomic stretch AATCGTGATTGAGAACGCATCTGTCGAGAACAACGCAACGGTCGGCGGACTGCTAATCATCTTAGCACTTGGTACCGCTGTACTTTCTATGACAAAAAAAGCACGCCGCACTGAAGAATCTGCACATACTATTAGCTAGGTTGCGAAAACTATGGCATGATGAAGGTAGAGAAATTTTTGGTAAGTTACAATCTTTTGAGGAGGTGAAACCATTACAATCGTAACGATGTAATGGTGAACAAATGAGTATTCATATCGGCGCTAAACAAGGTGAAATCGCAGAAAGCATCCTATTACCAGGGGATCCGCTTCGTGCAAAATATATTGCAGAAACATTTTTAGAAGACGTAACATGCTACAACGAAGTTCGCGGCATGCTTGGATTCACAGGAACATACAAAGGAAAACGCGTATCTGTTCAAGGGACAGGCATGGGGATTCCTTCAATCGGGATCTACACAAACGAGTTAATTCGTGAATACGGCGTAAAAAACTTGATCCGCGTTGGTACATGTGGTGCGATCCAACAAGACGTAAAAGTGCGTGACGTAATCCTTGCGATGACAGCATCTACAGATTCTCGCATGAACCACTTGACGTTCCCTAACATCGACTTCGCACCTTGCGCAAACTTTGATCTTTTAAGAAAAGCGTATGAAGCTGGAACAGCAAAAGGCTTGAAGATCAAAGCAGGTAACGTGTTAACAGCAGACCTTTTCTACCGCGACAGCATGGATATCGTGAAGAAGCTTGCGGATAACGGTGTGCTTGCAGTTGAAATGGAAACAACAGCACTTTACACGATCGCAGCAAAATACGGTGTGAACGCACTATCGATCCTAACTGTAAGTGACCACATCTTCACAGGTGAAGAAACAACATCTGAAGAACGCCAAACAACGTTCAACGATATGATTGAAATGGCTTTGGAAGTTGTGAGTTCTGAAGATAATAAATAAGTATGGACACACGGCTCAGATACTTCTCTGAGCTTTTTTTTGTGGACTTTCGTCATGATTTTTTTTGTCTATGTCAACGTTTGTATGTATCAACGTTTGACCCATAGGATGTTCATTTTGACTCATAGACTTATGACTTTGACCCATAGATTATGGTTTGACTCATAGACTTCTCTTTTTGACCCATAGAAGTCTTCGTTTGACCCATAGGTGACTAGGTACGACCCATAGAGTACACACTTTGACTCATAGGAATCTGCCTTCCACACAATCAGACTATAAAATGAAATAGGGCTGACCTTTAAAGATCACTTGAAGTGCTCTTTTGGGGTCAGCCCTATCCATTTAGTACCTCAACTTCATCAATACACTCTTAATCTCTTCATCATTCATCATCAGTTCGGAATGTTTCTCTGTAATCTTAGCCAACGCCACATCGTGATAAAAGAACTCAATGAAAACTTTAATAAATGGTCGAGATTTGGTCTTCAATGCTTGCCAACTCTGACTTTCCATCCCTGCAAAGATGACTTCCGTCTCATCAACGACTACAAGGCGAAAGCGCTCTAGGGAGTGATGCTCTTGCGCAGGAATCAACGTGTGCACATGAGAAAGTGTGGACTCCAACTCACCAACAACAAGCACTTCCACATCCACTCCCTGCTTTTCCTTTTCCTGCAGAATCGGTAAGATCTCTTGAATATCGTCTTGCCACCCAGAAACGCGAATGGATGTCTCAGCGGTTTGCAGAAGCTGCTTCGTTTGTGCGCGAATCGACGAATCCACCTTCAGACTCCAAACGTGTTCATCGTAAAACTTTCGCTTCGACGTATTGTTTTTAAGCTGCTCCACATTTTCCTGAAATTCTGTCGTCAGCTTCTCGATCACGATCGACAGCGGTAGAGCGGTATACAGCTTTTTCTTTTCTGACACCGAATCCAGCACCATGCCTTTTTCGATCATGCGCGATAGCACTTCATATATCTTGGATTTCGGAACACCCGAGTATTTAACGATATTTGTCGCGTCCATTGGTTCCTCGCTTGATGCAAGAACCTCGAACA from Bacillus sp. E(2018) encodes the following:
- the deoD gene encoding purine-nucleoside phosphorylase — encoded protein: MSIHIGAKQGEIAESILLPGDPLRAKYIAETFLEDVTCYNEVRGMLGFTGTYKGKRVSVQGTGMGIPSIGIYTNELIREYGVKNLIRVGTCGAIQQDVKVRDVILAMTASTDSRMNHLTFPNIDFAPCANFDLLRKAYEAGTAKGLKIKAGNVLTADLFYRDSMDIVKKLADNGVLAVEMETTALYTIAAKYGVNALSILTVSDHIFTGEETTSEERQTTFNDMIEMALEVVSSEDNK
- a CDS encoding TrmB family transcriptional regulator, which produces MLQKFGFSQYESQVFEVLASSEEPMDATNIVKYSGVPKSKIYEVLSRMIEKGMVLDSVSEKKKLYTALPLSIVIEKLTTEFQENVEQLKNNTSKRKFYDEHVWSLKVDSSIRAQTKQLLQTAETSIRVSGWQDDIQEILPILQEKEKQGVDVEVLVVGELESTLSHVHTLIPAQEHHSLERFRLVVVDETEVIFAGMESQSWQALKTKSRPFIKVFIEFFYHDVALAKITEKHSELMMNDEEIKSVLMKLRY